One Larus michahellis chromosome 20, bLarMic1.1, whole genome shotgun sequence genomic window carries:
- the ANK1 gene encoding ankyrin-1 isoform X6, whose amino-acid sequence MPCLHYLRADAATSFLRAARSGNLDKALDHLRNGVDINTCNQNGLNALHLASKEGHVKMVVELLHKEIVLETTTKKGNTALHIAALAGQQDVVRELVNYGANVNAQSQKGFTPLYMAAQENHLEVVKFLLENGANQNVATEDGFTPLAVALQQGHENVVAHLINYGTKGKVRLPALHIAARNDDTRTAAVLLQNDPNADVLSKTGFTPLHIAAHYENLSVAQLLLNRGASVNFTPQNGITPLHIASRRGNIIMVRLLLDRGAQIETRTKDELTPLHCAARNGHVRIAEILLDHGAPIQAKTKNGLSPIHMAAQGDHLDCVRLLLQYSAEIDDITLDHLTPLHVAAHCGHHRVAKLLVEKGAKPNSRALNGFTPLHIACKKNHIRVMELLLKTGASIDAVTESGLTPLHVAAFMGHLPIVKTLLQRGASPNVSNVKVETPLHMAARAGHTDVAKYLLQNKAKVNAKAKDDQTPLHCAARIGHTAMAKLLLENNANSNLATTAGHTPLHITAREGHVDTALALLEKGASQTCMTKKGFTPLHVAAKYGKVDVAELLLAHDAHPNAAGKNGLTPLHVAVHHNNLEIVKLLLPKGSSPHSSAWNGYTPLHIAAKQNQMEVASSLLQYGASANAESVQGVTPLHLASQEGHADMVALLFSKQANGDLGNKSGLTPLHLVAQEGHVLVADVLVKHGVTVDATTRMGYTPLHVASHYGNIKLVKFLLQHQADVNAKTKLGYTPLHQAAQQGHTDVVTLLLKHGASPNEISTNGTTPLAIAKRLGYISVTDVLKIVTEETDIPSVGDKHRMSFPETVDEILDVSEDEGTAHVTVMEEELIAPKPRTLDSRDQEGKREMLEFMTTTTLEQTMESPAVLQVPCVPPETVVTRAEETEQVGPVETEAEQVSLLHAPSVSPQEPSKEFDEDSLIPSSPATETSDNISPVASPVHTGFLVSFMVDARGGSMRGSRHHGLRVVIPPRACAAPTRITCRLVKPQKLPAPPSLAEEEGLASRIIALGPAGAQFLSPVIVEIPHFASYGRGDRELVVLRNENGSVWKEHRNRYEESYMDQLLNGMDEELESLEELEKKRVCRIITTDFPLYFVVMSRICQDCDQIGPEGGCLKSTLVPMVQATFPDTAVTKGVRLALQAQPVPDELVTKLLGNQATFSPIVTVEPRRRKFHRPIGLRIPLPPSWKDNPRDSGEGDTTSLRLLCSVIGGTDQAQWEDITGTTKLVYENECANFTTNVSARFWLADCPRTAEAVHFATMLYKELTAVPYMAKFVVFAKMNDSREGRLRCYCMTDDKIDKTLEQHENFTEVARSRDIEVVEGMPLHVELSGNLVPVKKATQPRTFLFQSFRENRLAIPIKVRDSSREASGSLSFLRKAMKYEDLQHVLCHLNISIPPCTKGSGSEERRRTLTPLSLRERYSILSETSFGSLSSTDKADQKMVDIAEQLGLSWAELARELQFGVDDINRIRVENPNSLLEQSIALLNLWVSREGKSVKIESLYTALRNIDRSEIINTLEGSGRQSRSLKGSWRYTDRDYSLSPSQMNGYASLQDELLSPASLHYTLPSPLRADQYWNEVAIMDAIPMAATEQDALMEMSDMQVWSSGLTPSLVTAEDSSLECSKAEDSDATSEGRFPGQLLADAHGPDHMGSMDLVEDDTVDSDAMNGLIDLLEQEEGPRPEGKTPASDHQPGTGEQDLESEVSFVSVQQKVQARITASPPVSHIVEKSTDRLRDWNAEGSFISCLQDLTAGSWQEGVTRRLLPMHTTASGAQGQEQEQVLAPAVELMRVSSAEDSDWQPQHPTGGWQEEADSRFFGQGNEVLHLPGEQVTEEQFTDDQGNIITKKVIRKVVRQLGPGDTDDRQEQEELILEGSLQEPQDLEAEDDHFMKYSILHRDGLGAKEEVRVRVPKPEVCGGRMGAQIVKRASLKRGKQ is encoded by the exons gccgACGCTGCAACCAGTTTCTTGAGAGCTGCAAGATCCGGGAATCTGGACAAAGCCTTGGATCACCTCAGGAATGGGGTAGATATTAACACCTGCAACCAG aaTGGGCTGAACGCCTTGCACCTGGCCTCCAAGGAGGGCCATGTGAAAAtggtggtggagctgctgcaCAAGGAGATCGTTTTGGAGACAACGACCAAG AAGGGAAACACAGCCCTGCACATTGCTGCCCTGGCTGGACAACAGGACGTGGTCCGGGAACTAGTGAACTACGGGGCCAACGTCAATGCGCAGTCACAG AAAGGCTTCACACCCCTCTACATGGCAGCACAGGAAAACCACCTGGAAGTTGTCAAGTTCTTGCTGGAAAATGGAGCCAACCAGAATGTAGCCACAGAG GATGGCTTCACGCCACTTGCTGTGGCTCTGCAACAAGGGCATGAGAACGTGGTTGCTCACCTTATCAACTATGGGACAAAGGGTAAGGTCCGCCTGCCTGCCCTGCACATTGCAGCCCGCAACGATGACACTCgcacagctgctgtgctgctgcagaatgACCCCAATGCTGATGTCCTCTCCAAG ACTGGATTTACCCCCTTGCACATTGCAGCCCACTATGAGAATCTCAGTGTGGCCCAGTTACTGCTGAACCGTGGAGCCAGTGTTAACTTCACACCCCAG AATGGGATCACTCCACTGCACATAGCCTCCCGTCGGGGCAACATCATCATGGTACGGCTGCTGCTGGACCGTGGGGCCCAGATAGAGACGAGGACCAAG GATGAGCTGACCCCTCTCCACTGTGCAGCTCGCAATGGACACGTGCGAATTGCAGAGATCCTGCTGGACCACGGGGCTCCCATTCAAGCCAAAACCAAG AACGGCTTGTCGCCGATCCACATGGCAGCACAGGGCGACCACCTGGACTGTGTACGCCTGCTCCTGCAGTACAGCGCCGAGATCGACGACATCACCCTGGACCACCTAACGCCGCTGCACGTGGCCGCACACTGCGGGCACCACCGGGTGGCCAAGCTGCTGGTGGAGAAGGGGGCCAAGCCCAACTCCCGAGCCCTG aATGGCTTCACACCCCTCCATATCGCCTGCAAGAAGAACCACATccgggtgatggagctgctgctgaagacgGGTGCTTCCATCGATGCCGTCACGGAG TCCGGCCTGACCCCCCTGCATGTGGCCGCCTTCATGGGGCACCTGCCCATCGTCAAGACCCTGCTGCAGCGTGGAGCCTCTCCAAATGTGTCCAATGTG AAAGTAGAGACGCCCCTACACATGgcagccagagctgggcacaCGGATGTGGCAAAGTACCTGCTGCAGAACAAAGCCAAAGTCAATGCCAAGGCCAAG GATGACCAGACTCCTCTGCACTGTGCTGCACGCATCGGCCATACTGCCATGGCCAAACTCCTGCTGGAGAACAACGCCAACTCCAACCTGGCCACAACAGCGGGGCACACGCCCCTGCACATCACCGCCAGAGAGGGGCATGTGGACACAGCCCTGGCCCTGTTGGAGAAGGGGGCCTCACAGACCTGCATGACCAAG AAAGGATTTACCCCTCTCCACGTTGCAGCCAAGTACGGGAAGGTGGatgtggcagagctgctgctggcacatGACGCTCACCCCAATGCAGCAGGGAAG aACGGCCTGACCCCACTGCACGTGGCTGTCCACCACAACAACCTGGAGATCGTCAAGCTGCTGCTTCCCAAGGGGAGCTCCCCGCACAGCTCAGCCTGG AATGGGTACACCCCCCTGCACATCGCTGCCAAGCAAAACCAGATGGAGGTGGCCAGCAGCTTGCTGCAGTACGGGGCTTCTGCAAACGCGGAGTCTGTGCAGGGAGTCACCCCACTACACCTGGCTTCCCAGGAAGGGCATGCGGACATGGTGGCACTGCTGTTCTCCAAACAAGCCAATGGCGACCTAGGCAACAAG AGTGGCCTGACTCCTCTCCATCTCGTGGCCCAAGAGGGGCATGTGCTGGTTGCTGATGTTCTGGTGAAACACGGAGTCACGGTGGACGCAACAACCAGG ATGGGCTATACCCCGCTGCATGTGGCCAGCCACTATGGGAACATCAAGCTGGTGAAGTTTTTGCTGCAGCATCAGGCTGATGTCAATGCCAAGACTAAG CTGGGATACACCCCTCTGCACCAAGCGGCGCAGCAGGGACACACAGACGTCGTGACACTGCTGCTGAAGCACGGTGCCTCTCCCAATGAGATCAGCACA AATGGCACCACTCCTCTGGCCATTGCAAAGCGGCTTGGCTACATCTCCGTCACAGATGTGCTCAAGATTGTCACAGAGGAAACTGACATCCCG TCAGTCGGTGACAAGCACCGCATGAGCTTCCCGGAGACTGTAGACGAGATTCTGGACGTGTCGGAGGACGAAG GCACTGCTCATGTCACAGTAATGG AGGAGGAGCTGATTGCACCAAAGCCCAGGACACTTGATTCCAGGGACCAGGAGGGCAAGAGGGAGATGCTAGAGTTTATGACCACAACGACACTGGAGCAAAC GATGGAGTCTCCAGCGGTCCTGCAGGTCCCCTGTGTCCCACCTGAGACTGTGGTGACCAGAGCAGAGGAGACTGAGCAGGTAGGACCTGTGGAGACAGAAGCTGAGCAAGTCAGCCTGCTGCATGCGCCCTCGGTGTCCCCACAGGAG CCCTCCAAGGAGTTCGATGAGGACTCCCTGATCCCCAGCAGCCCCGCCACTGAGACATCAGATAACATCAGCCCGGTGGCCAGCCCCGTGCACACAGG GTTCCTGGTCAGCTTCATGGTGGATGCCCGTGGCGGCTCCATGCGGGGCAGCCGGCACCATGGACTGCGCGTGGTCATCCCGCCCCGTGCCTGCGCAGCGCCGACCCGCATCACCTGCCGCCTGGTGAAGCCCCAAAAGCTGCCTGCACCCCCATCGCTGGCTGAGGAGGAGGGTCTGGCCAGCCGGATCATTGCCCTGGGGCCCGCTGGCGCCCAGTTCCTCAG CCCCGTCATTGTGGAAATCCCGCACTTTGCCTCGTATGGGCGCGGAGACCGCGAGCTGGTGGTGTTGCGCAACGAGAACGGCTCTGTCTGGAAGGAGCACCGCAACCGCTATGAGGAGAGCTACATGGACCAGCTGCTCAACGGCATGGATGAGG AGCTGGagagcctggaggagctggagaagaagaGGGTCTGCCGCATCATCACCACCGACTTCCCTCTCTACTTCGTGGTCATGTCCCGGATTTGCCAGGACTGTGATCAGATTGGCCCGGAGGGAGGATGTTTGAAAAGCACACTGGTGCCCATGGTACAGGCCACTTTCCCAGACACCGCCGTCACCAAGGGAGTGAGGCTGGCCCTGCAG GCGCAGCCCGTGCCCGATGAGTTGGTGACCAAGCTGCTGGGGAACCAGGCAACCTTCAGCCCCATTGTCACGGTGGAGCCACGCCGGAGGAAGTTCCACCGCCCCATCGGCCTCCGCATCCCACTGCCACCATCCTGGAAGGACAATCCTCGAGACAGTGGCGAGGGTGACACCACCAGCCTGCGCCTGCTCTGCAGTGTGATCG gagggacaGACCAAGCCCAGTGGGAAGACATAACAGGCACCACAAAGTTGGTCTATGAAAACGAGTGTGCTAACTTTACCACCAACGTGTCCGCCAG GTTCTGGCTGGCCGACTGCCCGCGCACAGCCGAGGCCGTGCACTTCGCCACGATGTTGTACAAGGAGCTGACGGCTGTGCCCTACATGGCCAAATTCGTGGTGTTTGCCAAGATGAATGATTCACGGGAAGGCCGGCTGCGCTGCTACTGCATGACTGATGACAAGATTGACAAGACTTTAGAGCAGCATGAAAACTTCACTGAGGTGGCTCGCAGCAGGGACATTGAG gtGGTGGAGGGGATGCCATTGCATGTCGAGCTCTCAGGGAACCTGGTGCCTGTCAAGAAGGCCACTCAGCCCCGCACCTTCCTCTTCCAGTCCTTCCGGGAGAATCGTCTCGCCATCCCCATCAAG GTTCGGGACAGCAGCCGGGAAGCCAGTGGCTCCCTGTCTTTCTTGCGCAAGGCCATGAAGTATGAGGACCTCCAGCATGTGCTCTGCCACCTGAACATCAGCATACCACCCTGCACTAAG GGAAGCGGCAGTGAGGAGCGGAGGAGGACACTGACGCCGTTGTCTCTGCGGGAGCGATACAGCATCCTAAGTGAGACCAGTTTCG GCTCTCTGAGCAGCACAGACAAGGCAGACCAGAAGATGGTAGACATAGCAGAACAGCTGGGCCTCAGCTGGGCCG AGCTGGCACGTGAGCTGCAGTTTGGGGTGGATGACATCAACAGGATACGTGTGGAGAACCCCAACTCCCTACTGGAGCAGAGCATAGCCTTACTCAACCTCTGGGTCAGCCGTGAGGGCAAGAGTGTCAAGA TCGAGAGTCTGTACACAGCGCTGAGGAACATCGACCGCAGCGAGATTATCAACACGCTGGAGGGCTCCGGCCGGCAGAGCCGCAGCCTGAAGGGCAGCTGGCGCTACACGGACAGAGACTACTCCCTCTCGCCGTCCCAGATGAATG GTTACGCTTCGCTGCAGGATGAGCTGCTGTCCCCCGCCTCCCTGCATTACACGCTGCCATCCCCGCTGCGTGCCGACCAGTACTGGAATGAGGTGGCCATCATGGATGCTATCCCCATGGCTGCCACCGAGCAGGACGCCCTGATGGAGATGTCCGACATGCAGGTGTGGTCCTCGGGGCTCACCCCCTCACTGGTGACTGCTGAGGACTCCTCTCTGGAGTGCAGCAAGGCCGAGGACTCAGATGCCACAAGTGAAGGCCGGTTCCCGGGGCAGCTTCTGGCAGATGCACATGGCCCGGACCACATGGGCTCTATGGACCTGGTTGAGGATGACACAGTGGACTCAGATGCCATGAATGGCCTGATTGACCTTCTAGAGCAGGAGGAGGGGCCGAGGCCAGAGGGGAAGACGCCAGCCAGTGATCACCAGCCAGGGACCGGGGAGCAGGACCTGGAGAGTGAAGTCTCTTTTGTTTCAGTTCAGCAGAAGGTGCAAGCCAGGATCACGGCATCACCTCCCGTTAGCCACATCGTGGAGAAGAGCACAGACAG GCTGAGGGACTGGAATGCAGAAGGCTCCTTTATCTCCTGCCTACAGGACCTGACAGCGGGCTCCTGGCAGGAGGGGGTCACCCGAAGGCTGCTCCCGATGCACACCACGGCCTCTGGGGCACAGGGCCAGGAGCAAGAGCAGGTCCTGGCACCAGCTGTGGAGCTGATGCGGGTCAGCTCCGCAGAGGACAGCGactggcagccccagcaccccacaggcggctggcaggaggaggcagacagCCGCTTCTTTGGCCAG GGAAACGAAGTCCTTCATCTCCCTGGAGAGCAGGTCACTGAGGAGCAGTTCACAGATGATCAAGGCAATATCATCACCAAGAAG GTCATCCGGAAGGTGGTGCGTCAGCTGGGCCCTGGTGACACGGAtgacaggcaggagcaggaggagctgattCTGGAGGGCTCTCTGCAGGAGCCCCAAGACCTGGAGGCTGAGGACGATCACTTCATGAAATACTCCATCCTGCACCGGGACGGTCTGGGGGCCAAG GAGGAGGTGCGAGTGCGTGTCCCGAAACCGGAGGTCTGCGGGGGCAGAATGGGGGCTCAGATAGTGAAACGAGCCAGCCTGAAAAGGGGGAAGCAGTGA